In Sphingomonas panacisoli, one genomic interval encodes:
- a CDS encoding cytochrome c1 has protein sequence MVRGIAFLVGAAFAAVLAWALLWTVQGWITDPPAPTAEEEFHLHPRPANLRSDGIAGKFDKQQLQRGFQVYKEVCAACHSLRFVAFRDLEGIGYNEGQVKAIAAGYDTVPTINPDTGEPATRKGVPADRFPMPFANDIAARAANNNAVPPDLSYITRSRHGGADYVYSLITGYRDQASFKNEKGESLLKAFPDIATPKGLYFNPYFANLNIAMPPPLKSEGQVQYADGTKPTVDSMARDVSAFLVWAADPSLEKRHQYGFFAVIFLLISSVLAYGAYRNVWRDVKH, from the coding sequence ATGGTTCGCGGTATCGCATTCCTGGTCGGGGCAGCCTTCGCGGCGGTGCTCGCCTGGGCGCTCCTCTGGACGGTGCAGGGGTGGATCACCGATCCGCCCGCGCCGACCGCCGAGGAAGAATTCCACCTTCACCCGCGCCCGGCCAACCTGCGGTCGGACGGCATTGCCGGCAAGTTCGACAAGCAGCAGCTGCAGCGTGGTTTCCAGGTCTACAAGGAAGTCTGCGCAGCCTGCCATTCGCTCCGCTTCGTCGCGTTCCGCGACCTCGAGGGGATCGGCTATAACGAAGGCCAGGTGAAGGCGATTGCGGCGGGTTACGATACCGTCCCGACGATCAATCCGGACACCGGCGAGCCCGCGACGCGCAAGGGCGTACCGGCCGACCGCTTCCCGATGCCGTTCGCCAACGACATCGCGGCGCGCGCGGCGAACAACAACGCGGTGCCGCCCGACCTCAGCTACATCACGCGCTCGCGGCATGGCGGGGCGGATTACGTCTACTCGCTGATCACCGGCTATCGCGACCAGGCGTCGTTCAAGAACGAGAAGGGCGAATCGCTGCTCAAGGCGTTCCCGGACATCGCGACGCCCAAGGGCCTGTACTTCAACCCATACTTCGCGAACCTCAACATCGCGATGCCGCCGCCGCTCAAGTCCGAGGGGCAGGTCCAATATGCCGACGGTACCAAGCCGACGGTCGACAGCATGGCGCGCGACGTGTCCGCGTTCCTGGTGTGGGCAGCCGATCCGAGCTTGGAGAAGCGGCATCAATATGGCTTCTTCGCGGTGATCTTCCTGCTGATCTCCAGCGTCCTGGCGTATGGCGCGTATCGCAACGTCTGGCGCGACGTGAAGCATTGA
- a CDS encoding MaoC family dehydratase codes for MRYYEDLEVGAKASFGRYEVTREEVIEFAEKYDPQPFHLSDEEAAKTFFGRLSASGWHTAAMTMRMTVEHFRTNRQAGLGSPGIDELKWLRPVYPGDTLRCESELLEKRLSASRPGMGITRGRTTVFNQHDEPVMTFVANGLIRTRPAA; via the coding sequence CTGCGCTATTACGAGGATCTGGAAGTCGGGGCGAAGGCGAGCTTTGGCCGGTACGAGGTCACGCGCGAGGAAGTGATCGAATTCGCCGAGAAATACGATCCGCAGCCGTTTCATTTATCCGATGAAGAAGCCGCCAAGACCTTCTTCGGGCGCCTGTCCGCCTCGGGCTGGCACACGGCCGCGATGACGATGCGGATGACCGTCGAACATTTCCGCACCAACCGCCAGGCGGGGCTGGGATCGCCCGGGATCGACGAGCTCAAATGGCTACGTCCGGTCTATCCCGGCGACACGTTGCGGTGCGAGAGCGAGCTGCTGGAAAAACGCCTCTCGGCCAGCCGCCCCGGCATGGGCATCACCCGGGGCCGCACGACCGTGTTCAACCAGCACGACGAGCCCGTGATGACCTTCGTCGCCAACGGATTGATCCGGACGCGGCCCGCGGCCTGA